In Topomyia yanbarensis strain Yona2022 chromosome 2, ASM3024719v1, whole genome shotgun sequence, one DNA window encodes the following:
- the LOC131683692 gene encoding uncharacterized protein LOC131683692, giving the protein MDPVEYRILQETSIQNNNGTSALNVFLHIVPSFFTSFHTIQLISAAAITQIPGRFLLEFFLIVFPFVLMVTVLSQLVSNISVALLLITSLSALQQMRHKTHLMPFVQIPGRKPQFMTAARALINLMTAVCVLAVDFRIFPRELAKTETFGFGLMDVGVGLYVFSNGIVYKADKDQKLDLLRVRNVLLGTLPLIVLGVARFFVTQEIDYQQHVSEYGVHWNFFITLAIVKIAGTFIMDIIKDPEIAKFIAITVLCCHEMMLHLGVSRYVLNEKTGRSNFVEANREGIASIPGYVALYLASTNIGSVMRPSVEIQPAKKFIKQAIKLSIVAGVCWKMIFVCEDMFGVSRRLANMGYVFWILSIGTTMCALFMFCEVFIYFVRFEEPKSPDQIMKGDDFCIWYIPLIFEAINGNGLLFFLGANLLTGLINMVFQTLLLEPPAALIIISYYIFMLCVVTVFMHVNKIKLKFW; this is encoded by the coding sequence ATGGACCCGGTCGAGTATAGAATACTCCAAGAAACTTCAATTCAAAACAACAACGGCACATCGGCGCTGAATGTTTTTCTGCACATCGTACCATCGTTTTTCACCAGTTTCCACACAATTCAACTTATCTCTGCAGCAGCCATCACGCAGATTCCCGGccggtttttgttggaattcTTCCTGATAGTATTTCCCTTCGTGCTTATGGTTACCGTGCTGAGCCAGCTGGTCAGCAACATATCCGTTGCTTTGCTGCTAATAACCAGCCTGTCCGCCCTTCAGCAAATGCGACACAAAACCCATCTGATGCCGTTTGTGCAGATTCCGGGAAGAAAACCACAATTTATGACCGCAGCCAGGGCACTTATAAATCTGATGACGGCTGTTTGTGTATTAGCGGTAGATTTCCGTATCTTTCCACGAGAGCTGGCCAAAACGGAAACCTTCGGATTCGGTCTGATGGATGTTGGAGTGGGACTGTACGTATTTAGCAACGGGATCGTTTATAAAGCTGACAAAGACCAAAAACTGGATCTGCTACGCGTGCGGAACGTTCTGCTGGGAACGCTTCCATTGATAGTTTTGGGAGTAGCACGTTTCTTCGTGACACAGGAGATTGATTATCAGCAGCATGTTTCGGAGTACGGAGTGCATTGGAATTTTTTCATCACGTTAGCTATCGTTAAAATTGCCGGAACATTTATCATGGATATAATTAAGGATCCGGAGATTGCTAAGTTCATTGCGATAACGGTCCTGTGCTGCCACGAAATGATGCTGCATTTGGGAGTCTCTCGTTACGTTCTCAACGAAAAAACTGGAAGATCTAACTTTGTGGAAGCGAACCGCGAGGGCATCGCTTCCATACCTGGTTATGTAGCCCTGTACCTGGCCTCGACCAACATAGGATCGGTGATGCGACCCTCGGTCGAAATTCAACCGGCGAAGAAATTCATCAAACAGGCCATCAAACTCAGCATCGTAGCCGGCGTTTGCTGGAAAATGATTTTCGTTTGCGAGGATATGTTTGGCGTGTCACGGCGTCTCGCTAACATGGGATACGTATTTTGGATTCTGTCCATCGGGACAACGATGTGCGCCCTGTTCATGTTCTGCGAAGTGTTCATCTACTTTGTACGGTTCGAGGAACCAAAATCGCCGGATCAGATAATGAAGGGAGACGATTTTTGCATCTGGTACATTCCACTGATTTTTGAAGCTATTAACGGCAACGGGTTGCTTTTCTTCCTCGGTGCCAACTTACTAACCGGATTGATTAATATGGTGTTTCAAACGTTGTTACTGGAGCCCCCGGCGGCCCTAATCATCATTAGCTATTACATATTCATGCTCTGCGTGGTGACTGTTTTTATGCACGTTAACAAGATTAAGCTGAAATTTTGGT
- the LOC131683694 gene encoding dymeclin-like isoform X2, translating to MGMNVSRQMDLAENEYLKRFVGKDHIPVYNDEFWNNFLQYHINLPTNSQEQLSLDSRLESLCQSFISHNLSTGNFGSLISLYLVKVSELLALSDAESSVHIWQAFNALFIIRCLIKYMIETGSEYQLLQHFEAVPTNESLQNLKQDDLERAEVALNVDPKLIADTKAAVAKLVDGTKFETFLEALVNIIVVIPVKEFTYHLHLEAVNCLIVLLSVSQFSQHGTDKSTIFRTIYKCQHANTLMSALLHFLSRMMQVPSTMFGFGSGGSFVFGIAESLWSILTFARKQPDVLSAHDLPTAFTEHYPLANQSLLLILILANHCTTKDNPYRISLFGCCDSQEDTPNDEPVTFKIDFSSLYNTLCRIVTIDQATLLLYLLLHRNQRFYKYVMAQQNLQQLVIPILQTLYHAPDSTSHHIYMSLIVLLILSEDDNFNRSVHQIILKNITWYTERSISEISLGGLLILVVIRTIQYNMLKMRDKYLHTNCLAALANMSGQFRSLHPYVAQRLVSLFETLAKKHARLDQQLKLSANGNAANVTVSIAESTSDDMDLSVLEEVLRMVLEILNSCLSHQLVYCPNLVYTLLYKRNVFEAFRSHSAFQDIIQNIDMVVGFFSSRLVRVQDQRGELGVNEVLEVISKGASQWSSDRLRKFPDLKFKYVEEDAPEEFFIPYVWTLVGNAGCVHFSSESIKGVTTEISC from the exons ATGGGGATGAACGTAAGTAGACAGATGGACCTGGCGGAGAACGAGTATCTGAAACGATTTGTTGGCAAGGATCACATCCCGGTTTACAACGATGAGTTCTGGAACAATTTCCTGCAATATCACATCAATTTGCCGACTAATAG TCAGGAGCAGTTGAGTTTGGATTCGAGGCTGGAATCACTTTGTCAGAGTTTCATCAGTCACAACTTATCTACTGGAAACTTTGGATCTCTGATCAGCCTGTATCTGGTGAAAGTTTCCGAGTTACTGGCTCTGTCCGATGCAGAAAG cTCGGTGCATATTTGGCAGGCATTTAATGCTTTGTTCATAATTCGATGCTTGATTAAGTATATGATCGAAACAGGTTCCGAGTATCAGCTATTGCAACATTTCGAAGCAGTTCCCACCAACGAGAGTCTGCAGAATTTAAAGCAGGATGATTTAGAACGAGCGGAGGTTGCTCTAAACGTCGATCCTAAATTGATTGCGGACACGAAAGCAGCTGTTGCCAAATTGGTCGATGGAACGAAATTTGAGACGTTTCTTGAGGCGTTGGTTAATATTATTGTTGTAATACCTGTGAA AGAATTCACATATCATCTGCACCTGGAAGCTGTGAACTGTTTGATTGTATTGTTGTCGGTGAGTCAGTTTTCCCAGCATGGAACagataaatcaacaattttcag GACTATTTACAAATGTCAACACGCAAACACATTGATGAGTGCCCTGCTTCACTTCCTAAGTCGGATGATGCAAGTTCCATCCACGATGTTCGGTTTTGGCAGTGGTGGTTCGTTCGTGTTCGGAATTGCCGAGTCGCTGTGGTCCATCTTGACCTTTGCGCGTAAACAACCGGACGTGCTGTCTGCTCATGACTTGCCTACCGCATTTACGGAGCACTATCCATTGGCTAATCAAAGCCTTCTGCTGATTCTGATACTGGCAAATCACTGCACAACGAAGGATAATCCGTACCGGATCAGCTTGTTCGGTTGCTGTGATTCGCAAG aagATACTCCGAACGACGAACCGGTAACTTTCAAAATAGACTTTTCTTCCCTGTACAACACGCTGTGCCGAATAGTGACGATCGATCAGGCAACTTTGCTGCTCTATCTGTTGCTGCATCGAAACCAAAGATTCTACAAGTACGTGATGGCGCAGCAAAATTTGCAGCAGTTG GTAATTCCGATCCTTCAAACTCTATACCATGCGCCAGACAGTACTTCGCATCACATTTACATGTCATTGATTGTGCTGTTAATCCTGAGTGAGGATGATAACTTCAATAGGAGTGTTCATCAAATT ATCCTAAAAAATATAACCTGGTACACGGAGCGATCCATCAGTGAAATATCACTCGGAGGTTTACTCATCCTGGTAGTAATCCGAACGATCCAGTACAACATGCTCAAGATGCGGGATAAATATCTGCACACCAACTGTTTGGCCGCACTCGCTAACATGTCCGGTCAATTCCGTTCCCTGCATCCGTACGTGGCTCAGCGACTAGTTAGTCTTTTTGAAACACTGGCCAAGAAACATGCTCGTCTCGATCAGCAGCTGAAACTATCGGCCAATGGGAATGCGGCCAACGTTACCGTGTCCATCGCGGAGTCTACCTCGGACGATATG GATCTGTCGGTGCTGGAAGAGGTGCTTCGAATGGTGCTGGAAATTCTGAACTCGTGTCTGTCCCATCAGTTAGTTTACTGTCCGAATCTGGTGTATACCTTGCTGTACAAACGAAATGTGTTCGAGGCTTTTCGGAGTCATTCGGCGTTTCAGGACATTATTCAGAATATTGACATG GTCGTAGGATTTTTCTCATCCAGGCTAGTTCGGGTGCAGGATCAGCGTGGCGAGCTTGGTGTTAACGAAGTGCTAGAAGTGATATCGAAAGGAGCTAGTCAGTGGTCTAGCGATCGGTTGAGG AAATTCCCGGACCTCAAATTCAAGTACGTCGAAGAGGACGCACCGGAGGAATTCTTCATCCCGTACGTCTGGACGTTGGTCGGCAACGCGGGCTGTGTTCACTTTAGTTCCGAATCAATCAAAGGTGTAACGACGGAGATCAGTTGTTAA
- the LOC131683694 gene encoding dymeclin-like isoform X1, which translates to MGMNVSRQMDLAENEYLKRFVGKDHIPVYNDEFWNNFLQYHINLPTNSQEQLSLDSRLESLCQSFISHNLSTGNFGSLISLYLVKVSELLALSDAESSVHIWQAFNALFIIRCLIKYMIETGSEYQLLQHFEAVPTNESLQNLKQDDLERAEVALNVDPKLIADTKAAVAKLVDGTKFETFLEALVNIIVVIPVKEFTYHLHLEAVNCLIVLLSVSQFSQHGTDKSTIFRTIYKCQHANTLMSALLHFLSRMMQVPSTMFGFGSGGSFVFGIAESLWSILTFARKQPDVLSAHDLPTAFTEHYPLANQSLLLILILANHCTTKDNPYRISLFGCCDSQEDTPNDEPVTFKIDFSSLYNTLCRIVTIDQATLLLYLLLHRNQRFYKYVMAQQNLQQLVIPILQTLYHAPDSTSHHIYMSLIVLLILSEDDNFNRSVHQIILKNITWYTERSISEISLGGLLILVVIRTIQYNMLKMRDKYLHTNCLAALANMSGQFRSLHPYVAQRLVSLFETLAKKHARLDQQLKLSANGNAANVTVSIAESTSDDMLQDLSVLEEVLRMVLEILNSCLSHQLVYCPNLVYTLLYKRNVFEAFRSHSAFQDIIQNIDMVVGFFSSRLVRVQDQRGELGVNEVLEVISKGASQWSSDRLRKFPDLKFKYVEEDAPEEFFIPYVWTLVGNAGCVHFSSESIKGVTTEISC; encoded by the exons ATGGGGATGAACGTAAGTAGACAGATGGACCTGGCGGAGAACGAGTATCTGAAACGATTTGTTGGCAAGGATCACATCCCGGTTTACAACGATGAGTTCTGGAACAATTTCCTGCAATATCACATCAATTTGCCGACTAATAG TCAGGAGCAGTTGAGTTTGGATTCGAGGCTGGAATCACTTTGTCAGAGTTTCATCAGTCACAACTTATCTACTGGAAACTTTGGATCTCTGATCAGCCTGTATCTGGTGAAAGTTTCCGAGTTACTGGCTCTGTCCGATGCAGAAAG cTCGGTGCATATTTGGCAGGCATTTAATGCTTTGTTCATAATTCGATGCTTGATTAAGTATATGATCGAAACAGGTTCCGAGTATCAGCTATTGCAACATTTCGAAGCAGTTCCCACCAACGAGAGTCTGCAGAATTTAAAGCAGGATGATTTAGAACGAGCGGAGGTTGCTCTAAACGTCGATCCTAAATTGATTGCGGACACGAAAGCAGCTGTTGCCAAATTGGTCGATGGAACGAAATTTGAGACGTTTCTTGAGGCGTTGGTTAATATTATTGTTGTAATACCTGTGAA AGAATTCACATATCATCTGCACCTGGAAGCTGTGAACTGTTTGATTGTATTGTTGTCGGTGAGTCAGTTTTCCCAGCATGGAACagataaatcaacaattttcag GACTATTTACAAATGTCAACACGCAAACACATTGATGAGTGCCCTGCTTCACTTCCTAAGTCGGATGATGCAAGTTCCATCCACGATGTTCGGTTTTGGCAGTGGTGGTTCGTTCGTGTTCGGAATTGCCGAGTCGCTGTGGTCCATCTTGACCTTTGCGCGTAAACAACCGGACGTGCTGTCTGCTCATGACTTGCCTACCGCATTTACGGAGCACTATCCATTGGCTAATCAAAGCCTTCTGCTGATTCTGATACTGGCAAATCACTGCACAACGAAGGATAATCCGTACCGGATCAGCTTGTTCGGTTGCTGTGATTCGCAAG aagATACTCCGAACGACGAACCGGTAACTTTCAAAATAGACTTTTCTTCCCTGTACAACACGCTGTGCCGAATAGTGACGATCGATCAGGCAACTTTGCTGCTCTATCTGTTGCTGCATCGAAACCAAAGATTCTACAAGTACGTGATGGCGCAGCAAAATTTGCAGCAGTTG GTAATTCCGATCCTTCAAACTCTATACCATGCGCCAGACAGTACTTCGCATCACATTTACATGTCATTGATTGTGCTGTTAATCCTGAGTGAGGATGATAACTTCAATAGGAGTGTTCATCAAATT ATCCTAAAAAATATAACCTGGTACACGGAGCGATCCATCAGTGAAATATCACTCGGAGGTTTACTCATCCTGGTAGTAATCCGAACGATCCAGTACAACATGCTCAAGATGCGGGATAAATATCTGCACACCAACTGTTTGGCCGCACTCGCTAACATGTCCGGTCAATTCCGTTCCCTGCATCCGTACGTGGCTCAGCGACTAGTTAGTCTTTTTGAAACACTGGCCAAGAAACATGCTCGTCTCGATCAGCAGCTGAAACTATCGGCCAATGGGAATGCGGCCAACGTTACCGTGTCCATCGCGGAGTCTACCTCGGACGATATG TTACAGGATCTGTCGGTGCTGGAAGAGGTGCTTCGAATGGTGCTGGAAATTCTGAACTCGTGTCTGTCCCATCAGTTAGTTTACTGTCCGAATCTGGTGTATACCTTGCTGTACAAACGAAATGTGTTCGAGGCTTTTCGGAGTCATTCGGCGTTTCAGGACATTATTCAGAATATTGACATG GTCGTAGGATTTTTCTCATCCAGGCTAGTTCGGGTGCAGGATCAGCGTGGCGAGCTTGGTGTTAACGAAGTGCTAGAAGTGATATCGAAAGGAGCTAGTCAGTGGTCTAGCGATCGGTTGAGG AAATTCCCGGACCTCAAATTCAAGTACGTCGAAGAGGACGCACCGGAGGAATTCTTCATCCCGTACGTCTGGACGTTGGTCGGCAACGCGGGCTGTGTTCACTTTAGTTCCGAATCAATCAAAGGTGTAACGACGGAGATCAGTTGTTAA
- the LOC131683695 gene encoding putative Kunitz-type serine protease inhibitor → MKFPKSASGLFFGVAVTFLVATCVSEAKPIDTWDQLSSVGGKMFYKMLEYLGDYDEFDDDSALQKREGSSALLLPSNRVEYGAKNDKCKLPVRKGVCRALLPRWRYDPESKTCHEFTFGGCDGNANNFLTYEKCMDTCKGV, encoded by the exons ATGAAATTCCCAAAAAGTGCCAGCGGTTTGTTCTTTGGCGTGGCGGTAACATTCCTAGTGGCCACGTGTGTCAGTGAAGCGAAACCGATCGATACGTGGGATCAGTTGTCGAGCGTGGGTGgaaaaatgttctacaaaatgCTGGAATATCTGGGCGATTACGACGAGTTCGATGACGATAGTGCGTTACAGAAGCGGGAAGGATCGAGTGCTTTGCTGCTGCCCAGTAACCGAGTCGAGTACGGAGCCAAGAACGACAAATGCAAATTGCCCGTACGGAAGGGAGTGTGTAGAGCACTGCTGCCGAGGTGGAG ATACGACCCGGAATCCAAAACATGCCACGAGTTCACATTCGGCGGCTGCGACGGAAATGCTAACAACTTCCTAACGTACGAAAAGTGCATGGACACATGTAAAGGAGTGTGA